TAGTGGAATTGCAGCAGCAGACCTTGGAACTCCTCCAATGTGGACCAACAACTACACCAACAACACCTGCAACAAATGTtctacagcagcaacaacagcagTTGCCAGGAACTCCATTCAACAGCCATAAAAAATGAATCTTAAGTTCTACTGTTGGTTTCTGCTGTGTATCTCTTTGTTTAGGTATCCTACAACTTTGAGCCTTGTGTTGGAATTGCAGCAGCTGATATTGGAATTCCTGAACCAACAACCAACCATAGACCTGCAACATCTCAACAACATCACATGTAGATGCTACATTAAAGCAGCAGCAGGTGGAGGCCCATTCATGTTTATAGATGGGTACAGCAGTGGCATGATTCAACATTTGACAACTTGGAACTTGTCTTGGAGATGCAAGAAGGATGTAAAGCTGCAGCATTTGAACCAACAATGAGAACACTCTTCTTGTTTGTTTAATTTGTGCAGGTATACACCAACTTACACCACCTTGAAGCTGAAGTATCCAACAACACTAGCCAACCATCAAGATCCTGCTGTGGAGAAGACCTTCAGCTTCCAACACTGCAACTGCATATGCTGTCTGGGATGCAAAGCTAATTCAACTTTGCCCCTTGTGAATGGAGTTGAAGCAACTGATCC
This Solanum dulcamara chromosome 1, daSolDulc1.2, whole genome shotgun sequence DNA region includes the following protein-coding sequences:
- the LOC129875586 gene encoding uncharacterized protein LOC129875586; translated protein: MLQLYILLASPRQVPSCQMLNHATAVPIYKHEWASTCCCFNVASTCDVVEMLQVYGWLLVQEFQYQLLQFQHKAQSCRIPKQRDTQQKPTVELKIHFLWLLNGVPGNCCCCCCRTFVAGVVGVVVGPHWRSSKVCCCNSTTRLQVVVVLHPRG